The Halorussus vallis DNA window GGGCAGTGACGCTCGGCGAGGTCGACGAGTTCGCGCACCTCGTCGGGGTGGGCGGGGCTCTCGATGCGCGTGGTGTACCGAATCTCGTCGTCGACGAACCCCGGACTCGCCCCGTCGACGCCGAGTACGCCCCGCGGGTCGACGTCGCCGGAGACGTCGATGGAGAGGTCGTCGATCTCGATGCCGGTCGCCAGGGCGTTCTTCGCGTAGATGACCTGCTGGCAGAACGCGAAGCCCGCGAGGAAGTACTCCAGCGGCCGGGGACCGCGGTTCTCGCCGCCTGCCATCGTCGCGGGTTCGTCGCTCTCGAAGTCGAACGCGCGGGCCTCCGCGCGCCCGTGGAAGTTCTCTTGGAGGGTCGCGGTCACTTCGTTCTCCCCGACGGGGACGCGGTTCGCGTCCCGAAGCGTCTCGATCTCGTCCCAGACGGCGTCCTGTAAACTCCAGTCGACGACCATGCCAGGTGGTGGCACCCTCGGTGCAATAGAGGTGGCGCTCGGGGAGAGGGTTGCCTACTCCCGCGGCCGGAGGGGGAGTTCGATGTGGGTCGGGTGGGCCGCCTCGTGGTAGACGGTGTTGGTCGCGACCTCGTACTCGCGGTCACCGTAGAGCGGGCCGCCGGTGTTGTGGTTGACGTCGAAGCGCGGGAAGTTCGACGACGAGACGTCTAGTCGGATGCGGTGGCCGGGCTTGAACACGTTCGCGGTGGGGTAGGGCTCCATCTCGAACTCGTAGACCTCTCCGGGTTCGACGAAGTCGGCCGTTTCGCGGTAACCCCGGTAGCGCGCCCGGCAGATGGAGTCGCAGAGGTTGAGCGCGAAGCCGTCCTCGAAGTCGGCGCTCGGCGGGTACTCGTCGATGAGTTTCGCGGTGAAGTCGGTGTCCTTCGCGTCGGTCGACCCGAAGACGCTGACGCGAATCGGCCCGGCTATCTCGACCGCCTCCTTCAGCGGCGGGGTGCGGAACACCAGCACGTCGTCGCGTTCTTCGAGCGGGCGGTAGGGCGCCTCCGCGAAGTAGGTGTCCTCGCGCGTGCGCTGGTCGTAGCCGCCCCTGCCCGTCATGTCGAG harbors:
- a CDS encoding OsmC family protein, with translation MVVDWSLQDAVWDEIETLRDANRVPVGENEVTATLQENFHGRAEARAFDFESDEPATMAGGENRGPRPLEYFLAGFAFCQQVIYAKNALATGIEIDDLSIDVSGDVDPRGVLGVDGASPGFVDDEIRYTTRIESPAHPDEVRELVDLAERHCPAHAALREPMSFDRDIVLNGERLD